One Deltaproteobacteria bacterium genomic region harbors:
- a CDS encoding radical SAM protein, which translates to MNYFEVEPNANPFKVIYVNASNRCNMACHNCIIPNRTAPDLDHLKFESFLRQLPSRVEIRLFGGEPTLNPHLPEIIHSTRELGHSCTLVTNGLKLADFSYCETLHKAGLREVSFSMNGGTDRELYKKIDNLDCLDRKLQAVENAVKLRMRLRLGSILMKGHNDQVPKMLFELAKKFDVPTTLNFRNVAQLGRYTLEKNENFEFVEMVRHICNQLGYDFENAMKSNVINALEQERIVLFSEREKTKLLGHKHDIWIKVTDWSPPGANIPDPDSNRRGRMTQDFRIALFFEHIKKNENIY; encoded by the coding sequence ATGAACTATTTTGAAGTCGAACCCAATGCCAATCCATTCAAAGTTATATATGTGAATGCGTCCAATCGCTGCAACATGGCTTGTCACAATTGCATTATTCCGAATCGGACTGCTCCCGATCTCGACCATCTGAAATTCGAAAGCTTTCTACGACAACTTCCTTCGCGAGTGGAAATCCGTCTTTTCGGCGGGGAACCGACTCTTAATCCTCATCTGCCCGAGATTATTCATTCCACGAGAGAGCTGGGGCACTCTTGCACTTTGGTAACTAACGGCCTGAAACTTGCGGACTTTTCCTACTGCGAAACGCTTCACAAGGCGGGCCTTAGAGAAGTCAGTTTTTCAATGAATGGAGGAACCGACCGAGAGCTTTACAAGAAAATTGATAATCTTGATTGCCTCGACCGAAAACTTCAAGCGGTTGAGAATGCCGTAAAACTTAGAATGCGACTACGACTTGGATCGATTCTCATGAAGGGCCACAACGATCAGGTCCCAAAAATGCTTTTTGAACTGGCTAAGAAGTTTGATGTTCCGACGACTTTAAATTTCAGAAACGTCGCTCAGCTTGGCCGATATACTTTAGAAAAAAATGAAAACTTTGAGTTCGTAGAGATGGTAAGGCACATTTGTAATCAGCTCGGATACGATTTTGAAAATGCGATGAAGAGCAATGTCATAAATGCGCTCGAACAGGAACGGATTGTCCTTTTCTCGGAACGCGAAAAAACAAAGCTGTTGGGACACAAACATGACATTTGGATCAAAGTTACTGATTGGTCGCCTCCTGGCGCGAATATTCCGGATCCGGACAGCAACCGGCGTGGGCGCATGACGCAAGACTTCCGAATTGCACTTTTCTTCGAGCACATTAAGAAAAATGAGAACATCTATTGA
- a CDS encoding aspartyl/asparaginyl beta-hydroxylase domain-containing protein: MTYYLRQMAIDRQKVIGSTVGTWPEVAHYYAPQTTWPKCDQLYLKLPEIYQLPSDLLADLATKVISEELFEPIIIDSKTGKRRRTYRGVGLTFRPGAEDPTHDAAKYYGSDGRFDSTAVGPTVKGERGYSIESTDVDRDFSATNDVAPGLVKVIRSLFKSPVTKIRLFELLPSGVVASHVDLPYYQQIRLHTVLATNDDVSWEVEGQRFQIPADGRLHWFDTGRMHSVYNFGSTSRIVLSIHLNPYDRPDLIGCCRPIDQIIQEAGL; encoded by the coding sequence ATGACATATTATTTAAGGCAGATGGCAATTGATCGACAAAAAGTAATCGGTAGCACCGTCGGAACTTGGCCTGAGGTTGCTCATTATTACGCTCCACAGACTACTTGGCCGAAGTGCGACCAGCTTTATTTGAAGCTGCCTGAAATATACCAACTACCTTCTGATTTGCTTGCCGACCTCGCTACGAAGGTGATCAGTGAAGAACTATTCGAACCGATCATTATTGATTCGAAAACAGGGAAACGCCGACGAACCTACCGCGGCGTTGGACTGACCTTTCGTCCAGGTGCCGAAGATCCGACGCACGACGCAGCTAAATATTACGGTTCTGATGGCCGATTTGACTCGACCGCTGTTGGACCTACAGTAAAAGGAGAAAGAGGCTATTCAATCGAGTCGACGGATGTCGACCGCGACTTTTCGGCAACCAACGACGTAGCGCCGGGCTTAGTTAAAGTTATCCGGTCTTTGTTTAAATCCCCGGTTACGAAAATTCGACTTTTTGAGCTCCTCCCATCAGGCGTCGTGGCGTCTCATGTCGATCTTCCATATTATCAACAGATTCGCCTACACACTGTGCTCGCGACCAACGATGATGTCAGTTGGGAGGTTGAGGGGCAACGGTTTCAAATTCCTGCCGACGGACGGTTGCATTGGTTTGATACTGGCCGAATGCATTCTGTGTACAACTTTGGATCGACTTCGAGGATAGTTCTTTCGATCCACTTGAATCCATACGATAGACCAGACTTGATTGGTTGCTGTAGACCAATCGATCAAATTATTCAGGAGGCGGGGCTCTAG